From the Tachyglossus aculeatus isolate mTacAcu1 chromosome 21, mTacAcu1.pri, whole genome shotgun sequence genome, one window contains:
- the DDX51 gene encoding ATP-dependent RNA helicase DDX51 produces MDSPPRGRDVTGVRCDVTGVRRDVRAYLEEREESSSGDQAQALLERLQRQARERQLKKQQEAATPEPSRQPQAPDLKAEPPNKPQAPHVKADVQVEPKRKTKKRKREEEESPPGDPASEKAEASGEENHTPRKKRKKKRKGKVENGQITAGLLGSGGRTEKEGSPEKTEEKQTTGSPRETLPGPADALILGGFGKKALQKVQPFLPQWLAEPSRVGKSVTEDLVPIRDIPGIHPGIQKKLEANGISSYFPVQAAVIPAVLEGATHGFLVGRGGYRPRDICVSAPTGSGKTLSFVIPVVQILSERAVCHVRALVVLPTKELAQQVSKVFHTYTEQTVLRVALVTGQKSLAKEQELLVQETDTGYRSLADIVVATPGRLVDHIDQTPGFSLRQLRFLVIDEADRMIDSMQQSWLPRVMAAVFGGGGSGGPRELLQRTAPGVITAASSCRPQMPLQKLLFSATLTRDPEKLQQLGLYQPHLFSATGTGEGPAGDGKYTFPAGLSHYYVPCGLSSKPLLILHLLRQGDFPRVLCFTNSRENSHRLFLLIQAFGGVKVAEFSSRCGPGQRKLILKQFEQGKIQLLISTDATARGIDVEGVKLVINYDAPHYIRSYVHRVGRTARAGRTGLAYTFLLQVQEQKFLRMLQEAGAPTLQPHPVRRELLEPLVPQYQAALATLQKTIKEERKQRRA; encoded by the exons ATGGATTCCCCTCCCCGCGGCCGTGACGTCACTGGCGTACGTTGTGACGTCACAGGCGTGCGTCGCGACGTCCGTGC GTActtggaggagcgggaggaaagCAGCTCcggggaccaggcccaggcgCTGCTGGAACGGTTACAACGGCAGGCCCGGGAGCGACAGCTTAAGAAACAGCAAGAGGCGGCCACCCCCGAACCCTCCCGCCAACCCCAGGCACCGGACCTCAAGGCCGAGCCCCCCAACAAACCCCAGGCACCGCACGTGAAGGCCGATGTCCAGGTAGAGCCGAAGAGAAAAACGAAGAAGAGGAaacgagaggaggaggagagcccccCAGGTGACCCGGCTTCCGAAAAGGCAGAGGCCAGCGGGGAAGAGAACCACACCcccaggaagaaaaggaaaaagaagagaaaaggaaaagtggaaaaTGGCCAAATTACTGCAG GTTTGTTGGGAAGCGGAGGCCGAACGGAAAAGGAAGGATCCCCAGAGAAGACCGAGGAGAAGCAGACCACCGGTTCCCCAAGGGAGACACTGCCCGGCCCAGCCGATGCGCTCATCCTTGGAGGCTTTGGCAAGAAGGCTCtgcaaaag GTGCAGCCTTTCTTACCCCAGTGGCTGGCTGAGCCCAGCCGGGTCGGGAAGAGCGTCACGGAAGACCTGGTGCCCATCCGGGATATTCCGGGGATCCACCCTGGTATCCAAAAGAAGCTAGAGGCGAACGGCATCTCCAGCTATTTTCCAG TTCAGGCCGCCGTGATCCCCGCGGTCCTGGAGGGTGCGACCCACGGCTTCTTGGTGGGCAGGGGCGGCTACCGGCCCAGGGACATCTGTGTGTCGGCCCCCACGGGTAGCGGCAAGACCCTGTCCTTCGTCATCCCCGTGGTCCAG ATCCTGTCGGAGCGGGCCGTGTGCCACGTCCGGGCGCTGGTCGTGCTGCCCACGAAGGAACTCGCCCAGCAG GTGAGCAAGGTGTTCCACACGTACACGGAGCAGACGGTGCTCAGAGTCGCTCTGGTCACCGGCCAGAAGTCCCTCGCCAAGGAGCAGGAGCTGCTCGTCCAGGAAAC GGACACCGGCTATCGCAGCCTGGCTGACATCGTGGTGGCCACCCCGGGCCGGCTGGTGGACCACATCGACCAGACCCCGGGCTTCAGCCTCAGGCAGCTCCGCTTCCTG GTGATCGACGAGGCGGACCGGATGATTGACAGCATGCAGCAGTCATGGCTGCCCCGCGTCATGGCCGCCGTGTTCGGGGGCGGAGGGTCCGGGGGTCCCAGGGAGCTGCTCCAGAGGACGGCGCCCGGGGTGATCACCGCTGCCAG CTCCTGCCGCCCCCAGATGCCCCTGCAGAAGCTGCTCTTCTCCGCCACGCTGACGCGGGACCCCGAGAAACTGCAGCAGCTGGGCCTCTACCAACCCCACCTCTTCTCCGCCACCGGGACCGGGGAAGGGCCGGCCGGGGATGGGAAGTACACCTTCCCCGCTGGACTATCG CATTACTACGTGCCCTGCGGTCTCAGCTCCAAGCCCCTGCTCATCCTGCATCTGCTGCGCCAAGGGGACTTCCCGCGAGTCCTGTGCTTCACCAACTCCAGGGAGAACTCGCACAG GCTGTTCCTGTTGATCCAGGCCTTCGGGGGCGTGAAGGTGGCCGAGTTCTCCTCCCGCTGCGGGCCCGGCCAGAGGAAGCTGATCCTGAAGCAGTTTGAACAGGGGAAGATCCAGCT GCTGATCAGCACAGACGCCACCGCCCGGGGCATCGATGTAGAAGGGGTGAAGCTGGTCATCAACTACGACGCCCCCCACTACATCCGGAGCTACGTGCACCG GGTGGGCCGGACCGCGCGGGCAGGCAGGACTGGACTGGCGTACACCTTCCTTCTCCAGGTGCAG GAGCAGAAGTTTCTGCGCATGCTCCAGGAGGCAGGGGCGCCCACGCTGCAGCCACATCCGGTCCGCCGTGAGCTCCTGGAGCCGCTGGTCCCCCAGTACCAGGCTGCGCTGGCAACTCTCCAGAAGACGATCAAG GAGGAGCGGAAACAGAGGAGGGCGTGA
- the MIF gene encoding macrophage migration inhibitory factor: MPIFSLQTNVSRAAVPDALASELTQQLAQATGKPAQYIAVHITPDQVMAFGGSSDPCALCSLHSIGKIGGSQNKTYSKLLCGLLTKHLNIPADRIYINYFDMNAANVGWNGSTFA; this comes from the exons ATGCCCATCTTCTCCTTGCAGACCAACGTGAGCCGGGCCGCCGTGCCCGACGCCCTGGCCTCCGAGCTCACCCAGCAGCTGGCCCAGGCCACGGGAAAGCCCGCTCAG taCATCGCGGTGCACATCACCCCCGACCAGGTGATGGCCTTCGGGGGCTCCTCCGACCCCTGTGCCCTCTGCAGCCTGCACAGCATCGGCAAGATCGGAGGGTCGCAGAACAAAACTTACTCCAAGCTGCTCTGCGGTCTGCTCACCAAGCACCTGAACATCCCTGCTGACAG gaTTTACATCAACTACTTCGACATGAACGCCGCCAACGTAGGCTGGAATGGCTCCACCTTCGCCTGA